The Nicotiana tabacum cultivar K326 chromosome 1, ASM71507v2, whole genome shotgun sequence genome segment CATTACCACTTTGGATTTGAGTATAATGTGTTTGTTTTGAAGTGATAATATTCATTGAATGTGAGTTTTATGTCTGCCAGAGTATGAGGATAGAGCGTATAACTATTTTCATCATCTGTGGCTATATGAAGTCCCTTGCATCAGGCATGCATTTTAAAACTGTACATTTATGGACAAGAACTTTCAGTTAAGTTATACCATGCTGAACTTCAAGATTGGTATAAATAGGTATTGATGAATAGTTGAATGTAGAGAAGGCACTGATGCCCTCTCGAGGCCATAAACTACAGTAGGATGTGGTTGTTTCCTTAGGATTATGCAACATTCATTAGGTTCTCTTTACAAATACGCTTAAAATTCTGTCATTAATAGCAGCAGTTTTTATGTTATCTTTGCTGCTGCTAGTCTTTTCACAATTACAGATAATTGCAACATCTTTTTGGCTGTATCCTATCATATATTGACATTCCTCTAAGGTACCTTTTCAATTGTGTGATGAAGGTTCTTGAAGGAAGATCTTATCGTCTACAACATCCTTGGGTTGGAATTGTCAATCGTTCACAGGCCGATATTAATAGAAATGTTGACATGATTGTTTCAAGGCGCAAGGAACGTGAATTTTTTGCTACAAGTCCTGAGTATGGACATTTGGCTAATAGAATGGGTTCAGAGTATTTGGCAAAACTACTCTCGAAAGTATACACTCTACCGAAGCTGCTTATACCAAGAAAGATTTATCTCTAATTCTTGCAATTGATATTTGTTACTCTAATTCTTGCAATTGATATTTGTTACACAATGCTGATAGGAAATATTTGTTTTTCCAGCACCTAGAATCTGTGATCAAGGCCCGTATACCAACCATTTTGTCTTTGATCAATAGAAGCATTGATGAACTTGAGGAAGAGCTGAGTTACCTAGGGAGACCTGTTGCTATTGATGCAAGCGTAATGATActaatattttcctttttctgaAAACATGCTACTGTTTGATTCAATATCTTTAATAGTTTTGCTTAAATCGACAGGCGCAGTTGTATGCCATATTAGAGCTGTGCCGTGCTTTTGATAGGATTTTCAAGGAGCATCTTGAAGGAGGGTAAGAATATACATTTTTCTTTAACCGAACAAAGGAGGAAAAATTGTTGATTTGACTACTACTGTATTTTGCTTCTGTCTTCACAACCACAACTATATTTTCTTATGTAAAGGAAAACACACAATGTTTGGTTCCATTAACATGTAAACCATTGGCTGTCAAATTGTGTTACAACCTGTGAAAATGTTGGAAACATGTAATGAGGATATTTTCAGTTGTTTTCATGCGTAGTGTCTTAAAAACCAAGGACATATACTACACTGCCTTATAATGAGGTTAAGTTGATCATATTTGGTCTTCCACATCTGCTTGTATAGGCGGCCAGGAGGAGATCGCATTTATTGGATTTTTGACAACCAGCTCCCTGCTGCTCTAAGAAAGCTTCCACTGGATCGTTATCTCTCGCTGCAAAATGTTCGGAAGGTTGTCTCTGAGGCAGATGGCTATCAACCTCATCTAATAGCACCAGAGCAAGGTTATAGACGGCTTATTGATGGCGCTCTTAATTATTTCAGGGGTCCTGCTGAAGCCTCAGCAGATGCAGTAAGTACTTGcacctttttattcttttatccAGTGGATGTGAATTGTCATGTTACTTCATGTGGCTATGGTTAAGGGAATCTTTTTATGACATTGGTTATGCAAGTCCTTTTTTGGGACCAAAGGTTGTGACCAGTATTCCTGAAGTTATTGAAAATGGAAGCTTTCTGAAATATTCTCTCCAGGGATTGGAAGCACTAGCTTAGCTTATGTACTAGGGAATTGAGTAGGAAAATAAAATCATGGTCATGTCAAAAGGAGTTTGTCATATAAGCCAACTTAAAGACTTGGAATTGTATAGCAATAAACCAATTAATAATAACAACGCTGCTTAAAATTGAAAGCGCATAATTTTCCCCTCCCCACTAAAGAAAAACGAACCAATAGTTCAGGATTCCAATGCTCAAGTTGAAACTGCTATTTCAACTTAACTCTATGAATTGACTATGTAGGTTCACTTCATCTTGAAAGAGCTGGTGGGGAAGTCAATAGGGGAAACTCAGGTATGATCCGAAACCTCTACTACTTCACTATCTAATGGTAAATGATGAAATTGATATTTTCTGGATGCAGGAACTAAGTCGCTTTCCAACTCTTCGAACAGAGATAGCATCCGCTGCGAATGAAGCATTAGAGAGATTCCGCGATGACAGCAAGAAAACTGTTCTGAGGATGGTGGACATGGAATCCTCATACCTTACTATTGACTTTTTCCGGAAACTCCCACAAGAAGCTGATAAGGGTGGAAGCCCAACTGCTTCAACTGCCGACCGTTACACAGAGGGGCACTTGCGCAGGATAGGCTCAACCATTTCCTCATATATCGGGATGGTGTCTGATACCCTACGAAATACAATACCAAAGGCCGTGGTTTATTGTCAAGTTCGGGAAGCCAAACGTTCTTTACTTGATCATTTCTATACGCAACTGGGCAAAAAAGAGGTATTCCACTGGTCTACTTAAATTAGATACCCTCCAGAGATTCTTTTTCCCTTATGCTTAACATCCTTAATGACATCAGTAGAGTCAATGGATGATGATCAATTCATCAAATTGTGAACATGTCATTAGAGGTGAAAGCAATGTTATCTGCTGATGCAATGTTACAAGCACTTTAAACCTTTTCTTTTACTTCTATACCCAAAAGTTTCCAAATAATTGCAGAGTTTGATATGATTTATCAGGGAATTTAAAAATATCGAATAAATAGTCTCAACCAATTTTAGTAAGACCTTTCACAGCAGAGGTTGAAATTATGGTCTGCTTTCCTTTCAGGTTCAAAGTTAGTCTACAGTACTTAATGAATTTTTCCCAACGTGTAGGGTAAAACTCTCGCCCGGTTACTGGATGAAGATCCAATCCTGATGGAGAGGAGGCAGAAATGTTCAAGAAGGCTTGAGCTGTACAAGTCTGCTAGAGATGAAATAGATTCAGCGTTATGGGCAAAATGATGTGAAAGTGTACATAGTTTGCACAGACTAATTGGAAAATGTTTTTTGGTCTAAACCTAGGCTTTTCAAAGCCACAGCATCTTCTTACGGGTTTAAACTAAGTTGCATTATTGGCagttttgaactttgaattaTGCCTGTCTTTTACCATTGGCAATATCTAAGAAATTTAGGCTTTTCCAAAGCTACTGGGTCGTCCATGGAGGGGggagttttttaaatttgcaTAATTTTTTCTGTCACTGCCTGTCAGACTTCAAAAAAGGCAGAGGGAAAAAAGTAATGGTTTGTATATCTTATGCACTAGCTGTGCAATGGAAAAGAAAATGGAATTTTAGCTATATTTACAACATCATCTCACAAAACATACTACGTCCTAAGCATAGAGGGTTGCAGTAGGTTGACCACTGTAAGAATAATTCACTGTGATAAGCTCTACATATGGAACCGTGTTAACCTAAACATATGACAATGTGACAATACCAACAACGTAAGGTAATTGGGGTCAATGTTACAGAACGTGTCTACCCAATCATGTTATACCTGGAAACAAACATGTTAGACCACATATGAAGAACAGTTCATTGATATTGATTGATATGCAACTTCTTCATAACCAAAGTCCAGAGCATTCAAACAGATATGAAGAAGTTGTACTTTTAGCTCATTATCTTATGCACTAAATATAATCACTCAAGGCCTGCAAGCATGGCAAAATGAATTCAAAAACTGGTATCTAACAAAATGCACAATGAAGCTAAGCCACAATCTGGTAAAAATGAACAAGTTATGGTCAATGAATAGCCACCATATTCGGTTTTCGTATACTCTTAATTCAATATCAATGGTAGGACCTAGCACAATTGATTTTATGAACGAAAATAATGCTAATACCTTTTCCCTCTTTGTTTATTATGACAAGAAAATACAAAGCTTCAATGAATCATACCCAATAAACTCTTTAGAGATCCACGTCAACAACATCAGTTTTCACCAGTAAGCGTATGTCTCAGACTGTGGTTGTTCCAGCACCTGACTTTTTGTCGATCTCCTCAAGATCTGCCCATAGTTTCGGATCTTCATAATCTTTGATAAGAAAAGCAGGCTTTGCTTCCATAAGCAAGTGAGGTGGATTTCGGGTTGCCAATCCGACAACAGGCATCCCAGCTGCCACCCCAGCTTTTATTCCAGAAACAGAATCCTAAGCATAGAAGAAAAGTTATGACTTCTAATGGTGTGAGGATAAGAAAATGAAGAATGTGGTCGACAaagaaatcagacctcaaatatGAATGTGTGATCTTTCGACACCTTAAGCAGTTCAAGGGCCTTCAAGTAAGGGTCGGGAAATGGTTTTGCACGCTTACACTCACTTCCAATAATAACCACATCAAAGAAATCCTTTAGGCCAAGTATTTCTATTATCAGTTCACCGTTCAGTCTAGGTGCATTGGTAACTGCAGCCCGTTTCAGCCCACGATCCTCAATCCACTTCTTCACCTTGTACAGGCCGTCTATAGGTTTCAACTGTTCTTTCACCAACCTAATTGTAACAAAAACAGCTTGCCTATGAGACTGGAGGAAGAGTAGCACAAGGTCAATTGAAATATACAAGTAGCGTAAGTAGAGTTACGAACCTTCTAAACATAGCTTCTTTCTCGTCACAGAATTTAAGACCCCTTTCCAGATCATCAGGGAAAAGGGCAGCAGCAATGTCATCATTGTGTTTGCCAGCAATAGTTTTGACAAACCAGTCCTCATCAACCGGCACACCACCATTGTAGCCTATCTGCAGAACCAAAATCGCCAGCAATTATGAGAAACATGATTGACATTTTCCCAAATATCAGTAACTTCTGCATAAACAGGAAAAACAAAGCTTCTTCCTCGGGTGGGGTTGCAAATGTGTCCCTGGGGTTGAGGGGGGGAGGAGGTAAGGAGCATTTCACAAGTCAAAAGGTACAAAAAAGCTTTTTCTATAAAGAAAAGCGATTAATTGTTGTTACCTCTAGAAGCATTTCACGGAAGGCATAAAAGTGAAGTGGATCTGAATCACATAAAGTCCCGTCTACGTCAAATAGTACTGCTTGAAGGGGAGCAAGTCTTGCTAGAGACGAAGAACTGCTAAGAGAAAATGTAATAGTTTAGCTTTGCTTTCTGAATGCAATCATAAAAATATCTCCAAATACAACTCGGTGTAATAACAAACATTAATCAATGCAAGCTTTATACATTCCATGGACAAATCTAGGCTTAAAACATTTGGTGCAATGACATCCACTGCCTTTTGTTAGGATGATGTGTCTTAAAAAAAGTAAACATATGCAACAAACCACACCACCCCGAAGTCATTGATTCTTATCTTGGACTACCTCTGACACAATCTCAAAGAATGTATTAAACATTAGTATGGGTATTTCCTGAACATTTTTATGAGGGCCAAGAAATCATGAAAAGGATTAAAGCATTAATGATAACAGATTAACAGTATCTCAATCTATGTTGCCCGGACTCTTCAAAATGTTACCACACCAGTGTCGGATCTTGCAGAaatacactacttttggaggattcGACACACACCCTGCAACATAGATCTCAATGATAtaatgaagttcatattttgaaaaaatCAAGTTAAACGTGCACTAAGTTGCTGTTCATTAGGGGCTATACCAGGAACATTTTAAGCATAAGATCCAGCTTAAGTTCAATTATCCTGTTATCAATTTGGTTAAGTATGTTCTGGACCAGACATTTACTAATGTAGTATACCGATTTAAATTCAGTGAGGGGAagaaaattgagaataaattgcAAAGAACTTAAATCGTGCAATAAGCCTAGTCCAATAGTCACTATGAAGCTCATACCAGCCAGGAGAAAACAGGAATTCCCATCATATAAAAAAGAAATTTCAACTAAATGAAAATAAACAGAAGTCATCAGTGTTATATTATGAACCAGAAAGAAGAAATCGCTAAAGATGCCCAAAATCACAATTGATCAATCAAAAACTTAGTGAGAATACTGAGTTTTGGATTAGAGAAAACAGAATAAGAAAACCAGTAAGAAGGGAAGATATAGATCTGCTTAGCAATAAGAatacactttttttttctttttttttttttacattttaccTTTATATCAATCGATTACAAACAAATCAAACAAGTATTTCTTGATAATAACAGAGAAATCTCATTAgatgcaaaattttcaaatggCACACATTGAGATCAATGGCTTCAATCATGCAAAAATGGAGGAATCAAAACAAGAAGCTTAGATCATATGATTATAAACGGATTTAAATAATTTGGGAGCTTAAGCAAATTCATGgagggaaaaaaaagaaattcCAATCAACAAAAATGCATCAAGAATCCAAACCCCAGATCAAATCTTGGCtaaaattcaaattttgtcatcaaataaaagcaaaaaaaaaaaaggattaaaaTTTTCACCTTTCTGTAGAATTTTCCCCAGCAGGAGCAGTCATCTTGAAAAGGGTATCAAACAATTCTGAGAGTTGGGTAGAAAAATGCTGATTTCCACAAAAGTGTGCTTTGAAAAACTTGAGGAAATAGAAAAGGTGGCGACTTTACGAAGTGAAGAAGAAAGAGATGGTATGGTATAAGAGAATCTTCTAAAGAATCAGAATAGTTCACCTCCAGCGTTCCAATAAAGCGCAAGTGTTGGCCATTCATATTTTCCCTAACTTCACGTGttacatttcatgtttttttttttcttttttccgtgTATCTTTTATTTCAACCAAATATGTATCTCCAAATATGCGCAAGTTCAATAATCATATTTTGCAGGTAAAACCTAATATCGGGTCGGTTAAGCTTAGAGCCTAATGTAATAGGGATGTGACATGTGAGATGATATCTGATAGTAGAAGGATGTTTGATCAATTAATTGGTATTTATTCTCGTCATTTGTCAATTAAAAGAAGTGGAGTAttcaatttttctaagtgagagTATTCAATTCTGCTTCTACTTTTGTTCGTGTGGCTATGTTTTTTTCAGCCTTCCCTGCTTTTCTGGGAAGTTTCGCTACTAATCTATATACCAAACCAACCACATGCCTTTTTTTAAGAGTTCCGAACCAAAGTATTGGTTTTTTAAACTCGAAGCATCAAAATAGGTGAAAGAAAATAATTGGTAACCTTTTTTGTATAGCGTATGAATTACGCGCGCTATATCTTAATGACACGTTTGTTTGTGAAGGTATACTTGATTTTTCAAAAGCCGGTCAAAGTACAGCTATATATATTAGATGTGCTATAAGTACTGAAGTTGAAAAGACGGATAGGTATAGCGCATCAAATATATATATGCGTCATACCTATATTAAAAAAACAACCAGTCTCCTTCGGGACATAAGCCAAATTTTAGTGATCTAATAACACCCGATTCAAGGCGTTGTCGTGTAGTGGAACTCTTTTATTGCCCGATTCGATGatcaaattttcattctttcaAACAACTCGAAAAAGAGGTATTCCGAATCACTTTTGTAATATAACTCATGTATATAATTGTCTATTAGCTGTTTTTCGAGGGTATTTGATGAGTtgtattttaaaagttgaagGCACAGGGCAAAGTATTTTACCAATTCTTATCATGATGCCACTTGACATAAAGCGCGACattttttttggtttaaaaaataaaataaaatttaaaatatatccaaATATGAAAGATTATGGAGAATAATTGAGAAAGAGAAATAAATGTTATCATGAATATGTATGTTAAATTTTTTATGTTAATATGagtttatcacaaaaataaaataaataagtaaatatgaaattttagtCCTTATTAGAAAAGCTAACAAATGAGTTATGTGCATTCTTTCTtgcacaaaaatattgtttttagGATAATATGTGCATAATGCTAGTATTAAGTTTAGTTTACTGGATTTGAAAACATACAAATAGGAAGAGAAGTCAGTTTCAATTAATGTAGAATATATGTATAGTACGTGCATCTTGTTTTGATAATTATAGACTTCATACGTGCACAAGTAGATTCACCATTCACGTGCATTTAGTTGTGCAATGCACATCCTGCGTcaattattaaaaaatttatttacaagAACAACAAAGTTATAAATGTATACATATGTTATTGTAAAATAGAAATTGAAGTGAAAAAAGTAAAATTCCCT includes the following:
- the LOC107823693 gene encoding haloacid dehalogenase-like hydrolase domain-containing protein Sgpp, yielding MTAPAGENSTESSSSLARLAPLQAVLFDVDGTLCDSDPLHFYAFREMLLEIGYNGGVPVDEDWFVKTIAGKHNDDIAAALFPDDLERGLKFCDEKEAMFRRLVKEQLKPIDGLYKVKKWIEDRGLKRAAVTNAPRLNGELIIEILGLKDFFDVVIIGSECKRAKPFPDPYLKALELLKVSKDHTFIFEDSVSGIKAGVAAGMPVVGLATRNPPHLLMEAKPAFLIKDYEDPKLWADLEEIDKKSGAGTTTV